A region from the Streptomyces lydicus genome encodes:
- a CDS encoding ATP-binding protein yields the protein MVEPHTAEILYAPTPDAPGAVRAFISGQLTQLGSEHDRLDDMLVCASELSTNAVRYGARDHSFRVRLIADTASVRIEVYDFGRDMPRVCRICEVRHTVEHGRGLLVVKELSDAWGVDRHPRIGKTVWCEFKTDAYAAGVEAAAVAYRTAPTYPPPVGGAPIPAPAEKGQPAGAVLHRMIRPNHQREERDVQLRGTHPDGNPAPAGPPHAPPVGHPPVRAVPGRRG from the coding sequence ATGGTTGAGCCGCACACCGCCGAAATCCTGTACGCCCCCACCCCCGATGCCCCCGGAGCCGTACGAGCCTTCATCTCCGGACAGTTGACCCAGCTCGGATCGGAACATGACCGGCTCGACGACATGCTCGTCTGCGCCTCCGAGCTGTCGACGAACGCAGTCCGGTACGGCGCCCGCGATCACTCGTTCCGCGTCCGGCTGATCGCCGACACCGCGAGCGTCCGTATCGAGGTGTACGACTTCGGCCGAGACATGCCGCGTGTCTGCCGCATCTGCGAGGTGCGCCATACCGTCGAGCACGGCCGCGGGTTGCTCGTGGTCAAGGAACTGTCCGACGCGTGGGGCGTAGACCGTCACCCGCGCATCGGCAAAACCGTGTGGTGCGAATTCAAGACCGACGCGTACGCCGCCGGCGTCGAGGCCGCCGCCGTCGCGTACAGAACCGCCCCCACGTACCCGCCGCCCGTAGGCGGCGCCCCGATCCCCGCACCCGCCGAAAAAGGACAGCCGGCGGGGGCGGTGCTCCATCGCATGATCCGACCGAACCACCAACGAGAGGAACGCGATGTTCAACTACGCGGAACGCATCCCGACGGGAACCCCGCTCCCGCAGGGCCACCGCACGCCCCGCCCGTGGGGCACCCGCCGGTTCGTGCCGTACCCGGCCGTCGCGGGTGA
- the tgmB gene encoding ATP-grasp ribosomal peptide maturase, with amino-acid sequence MTRDDARPVAVVTNDDDPTADFVIAELHGRGVPVVRFDSGHFPATLSCSAHIGGSTARWRGSLATPTRVAELDGVRALYYRRPSGFAFPHLDDQDARFAAAQARYGLGGVLVSLPDCLYVNHPHRIGDAEYKPAGLAAAAEAGFVLPPTLITNRPDDARAFVKEHGPVIYKPLATPLYLVDGHAQTVLVDEVAEDEIDDGIAGTMHLLQARVDKVADVRVTVIGARVFAVRIDSGLLDWRTDYTTHTYTPVEAPPGVERALFAYLRHFGLVFGAFDFTLSADGAWTFIECNPSGQWAWMEPPTGLPMTAALADLLERGTHDRT; translated from the coding sequence GTGACACGAGACGACGCTCGCCCGGTCGCGGTCGTCACGAACGATGACGACCCGACCGCCGACTTCGTGATTGCCGAGCTGCACGGCCGGGGCGTCCCGGTCGTGCGGTTCGACAGCGGTCACTTCCCCGCCACCCTGTCGTGCTCCGCCCACATCGGCGGCAGCACGGCACGGTGGCGGGGCAGTCTCGCGACCCCGACCCGCGTCGCCGAACTCGACGGCGTGCGGGCGCTGTACTACCGGCGCCCGTCCGGGTTCGCTTTCCCCCACCTCGACGACCAGGACGCCCGCTTTGCCGCCGCGCAGGCTCGGTACGGGCTCGGCGGCGTGCTCGTCTCGCTGCCCGACTGCCTGTACGTCAACCACCCGCACCGCATCGGCGACGCCGAGTACAAGCCGGCCGGGCTCGCCGCCGCGGCCGAGGCCGGGTTCGTGCTGCCGCCGACCCTGATCACGAACCGGCCCGACGACGCCCGCGCGTTCGTCAAGGAACACGGACCCGTGATCTACAAGCCGCTCGCGACGCCGCTGTACCTCGTCGACGGTCACGCGCAGACCGTGCTCGTCGACGAGGTCGCCGAGGACGAGATCGACGACGGTATCGCCGGGACCATGCACCTGTTACAGGCCCGCGTCGACAAGGTCGCCGACGTCCGCGTGACCGTGATCGGCGCGCGGGTGTTCGCGGTGCGGATCGACTCCGGTCTGCTCGACTGGCGCACCGACTACACCACCCACACATATACGCCCGTCGAGGCCCCTCCCGGCGTCGAGCGCGCACTGTTCGCGTACCTGCGGCACTTCGGGCTCGTCTTCGGCGCGTTCGACTTCACCCTGTCCGCCGATGGCGCGTGGACGTTCATTGAGTGCAACCCCTCGGGGCAGTGGGCATGGATGGAACCCCCGACGGGCCTGCCCATGACCGCCGCACTCGCCGATCTCTTGGAACGAGGCACCCATGACCGAACCTGA
- the tgmA gene encoding putative ATP-grasp-modified RiPP — MPYPAVAGEHTRVEIDPATQTGRYFNAAGVPVASPGHGTSSGTNPSTGTSPDGQGAGNTDSDTGNDTDQ, encoded by the coding sequence GTGCCGTACCCGGCCGTCGCGGGTGAGCACACCCGCGTCGAGATCGACCCGGCGACGCAGACCGGCCGTTACTTCAACGCGGCCGGCGTCCCGGTCGCGTCGCCCGGTCACGGTACGAGCAGCGGCACCAACCCGTCGACGGGCACCTCGCCCGACGGGCAGGGCGCCGGCAACACCGACTCGGACACGGGTAACGACACCGACCAGTGA
- a CDS encoding methyltransferase — protein MTEPDLATELRHEFAGQLAAEDKLPAAWRAAVEAVPRHECAPAFYVPNDAPGITTYVPITPELVGDEAWLRRVYSDETLITQFDGQDIDWSDPQPISGAAPTSSSTLPSLVVQMLDVLDGDDESTVTEYGTGTGYSTALMCHRFGPDKITSVETDPGVAGRARAALDRCGYAPRLITGNGLAGADCTAAADRTIATMGVRGIPWAWVRETVPGGLIVATLRGWLRSLGLVRLVVEDGQHATGRFVAADPAFMMARQHEAPTNLGMLPADDDGKTRETPHGPGVLRMPDSGFVAQLAMPNARTFDMAGDDGRMRTFVLDAANDSFAVLSRDGDGWLVREGGPVSLWGEVEQSLALWHAAGSPAATRFGVSVEPDRQRIWLENSEDGPSWHLPVVPGA, from the coding sequence ATGACCGAACCTGATCTCGCGACCGAGCTGCGGCACGAGTTCGCCGGGCAGCTCGCCGCCGAGGACAAGCTGCCCGCAGCGTGGCGGGCCGCGGTCGAGGCCGTGCCCCGGCACGAGTGCGCGCCCGCGTTCTACGTGCCCAACGACGCCCCGGGCATCACGACATACGTGCCGATCACGCCCGAGCTCGTCGGCGACGAGGCGTGGCTGCGCCGGGTCTACAGCGACGAGACCCTGATCACGCAGTTCGACGGGCAGGATATCGATTGGTCGGACCCGCAGCCGATCAGCGGCGCCGCCCCGACGTCGTCCTCGACGCTGCCCTCGCTCGTCGTGCAGATGCTCGACGTCCTCGACGGCGACGACGAGTCGACCGTCACCGAGTACGGCACGGGCACCGGCTACTCGACCGCGCTCATGTGCCACCGCTTCGGGCCGGACAAGATCACGTCGGTCGAGACCGACCCGGGGGTCGCCGGCCGAGCCCGTGCCGCCCTCGACCGCTGCGGCTACGCCCCTCGCCTGATCACAGGCAACGGGCTCGCCGGCGCCGACTGCACCGCGGCAGCCGATCGCACAATCGCCACCATGGGCGTACGCGGTATCCCGTGGGCGTGGGTCCGCGAGACCGTGCCGGGCGGGCTCATCGTGGCGACGCTGCGCGGGTGGCTTCGCTCGCTCGGCCTCGTGCGCCTGGTCGTCGAGGACGGACAGCACGCGACGGGCCGTTTCGTCGCGGCCGATCCGGCGTTCATGATGGCGCGGCAGCATGAGGCGCCGACGAATCTCGGCATGCTGCCGGCCGACGACGACGGCAAGACCCGCGAGACGCCGCACGGGCCCGGCGTGCTGCGCATGCCCGACAGCGGGTTCGTTGCTCAGCTTGCGATGCCGAACGCCCGCACGTTCGACATGGCGGGCGACGACGGGCGCATGCGTACCTTCGTCCTCGACGCGGCGAACGATTCCTTCGCGGTGCTGTCACGGGACGGCGACGGCTGGTTGGTGCGCGAGGGTGGCCCGGTGTCGCTGTGGGGCGAGGTCGAGCAGTCTCTCGCGCTGTGGCACGCAGCGGGGTCGCCGGCCGCAACCCGGTTCGGGGTCAGCGTCGAGCCGGACCGTCAACGAATTTGGCTTGAGAACTCCGAGGATGGCCCCAGTTGGCACCTGCCGGTCGTCCCGGGTGCATGA